One window of the Prochlorococcus marinus XMU1411 genome contains the following:
- the trmH gene encoding tRNA (guanosine(18)-2'-O)-methyltransferase TrmH yields the protein MSILPRRFERIKSVLDCRMKNLTVLVEDVNKPHNLSAILRTCDAAGVFEANFISKTNAVKTFNSTAQGSQKWVKLNNHENTITAISSLKNKGFKLYGTTLNSESVDYRNFDYSQNTCFVLGAEKWGLSNELISMVDQSIFIPMRGMVQSLNVSVAASILLFEAIRQRKNKGILPANGEGLNIDEYQKTLFEWCYPELAAVYKKSAKEYPKLNDQGELDPITDN from the coding sequence ATGTCAATTTTACCAAGAAGATTTGAACGAATCAAAAGTGTTTTAGATTGCAGAATGAAAAACTTGACTGTTTTAGTTGAGGATGTAAATAAACCACATAATTTATCTGCGATATTAAGGACATGTGATGCCGCAGGAGTTTTCGAAGCAAATTTTATTAGTAAAACGAATGCCGTTAAGACTTTTAATAGTACTGCTCAAGGAAGTCAAAAATGGGTAAAACTGAATAATCATGAAAACACTATCACGGCAATATCTTCTTTAAAAAATAAGGGTTTTAAATTATATGGAACGACTCTTAATAGCGAATCAGTAGATTATAGAAATTTTGATTATTCTCAAAACACATGTTTTGTTTTAGGCGCAGAAAAATGGGGGCTAAGTAATGAACTTATATCAATGGTTGATCAATCAATTTTTATACCTATGAGAGGTATGGTTCAATCTCTGAATGTTTCTGTTGCTGCTTCCATATTATTATTTGAAGCTATTCGCCAAAGAAAAAATAAAGGTATATTACCCGCTAATGGAGAAGGGTTAAATATAGATGAATATCAAAAAACACTTTTTGAATGGTGTTACCCAGAATTAGCTGCGGTGTATAAAAAATCAGCTAAAGAATATCCAAAGTTGAATGATCAAGGAGAACTTGATCCAATTACAGATAACTAA
- a CDS encoding 16S rRNA (cytosine(967)-C(5))-methyltransferase: MSIGYLQRKAAWEILLKVSSGDFSDHALEKVLKNYQFNPLDIAFITELSFGCIRYRKFLDLWTDHTSKITHKKQPPKLRWLLHIGLYQLLKMDKIPFSAAISTTVEVAKKTDLNGLAGTVNAILRNASRKLEQKIFPELSSDSKERISYLESFPLWLVKDLYKWVGNSEGENIIKAFNKKPSIDLRINPLKTNLDNFLKILHENKIDAEIIKDLHNGITLKSNPRSIKNLPGYSNGLWTIQDRSSQWIAPLLNPKEGEKILDACAAPGSKSTHLAELTNDSAEIIAVDRSAKRLKILQSNLERLNLKSVNTLKADAKSLIELNPNFISYFDKILLDAPCSGIGTLSRNPDSRWSLSKEKIKSLTLLQEKLLESIFPLLKKDGTLVYSTCTICPDENNLLIERFIEKNKTLKLVSQKQILPSLDYPGDGFYSAIISYKS, translated from the coding sequence TTGAGCATAGGATATTTACAAAGAAAGGCAGCTTGGGAAATTTTATTAAAAGTTAGTTCTGGTGATTTTTCTGATCATGCTCTTGAAAAGGTCTTAAAAAATTATCAATTTAATCCTCTTGATATAGCTTTTATTACGGAATTATCTTTTGGATGCATAAGGTATAGAAAATTTCTTGATCTTTGGACGGATCATACATCAAAAATTACTCATAAAAAGCAGCCTCCAAAGTTAAGATGGCTTCTCCATATAGGTTTATATCAACTATTGAAAATGGATAAAATTCCATTTTCTGCTGCTATTTCTACTACTGTAGAAGTTGCTAAAAAAACAGATTTAAATGGTTTAGCGGGAACTGTAAATGCGATATTGAGAAATGCATCAAGAAAATTAGAACAAAAAATTTTCCCAGAATTATCTTCTGATAGTAAAGAAAGAATCTCATATCTTGAATCATTTCCATTATGGCTTGTGAAGGATCTTTATAAATGGGTCGGCAATAGCGAGGGTGAAAATATCATTAAGGCATTTAATAAAAAACCATCAATTGATTTGAGAATTAACCCATTAAAAACTAACTTAGATAACTTTTTGAAAATACTTCATGAAAATAAAATTGATGCTGAAATTATTAAAGATTTACATAATGGAATTACTTTAAAATCTAATCCAAGATCTATAAAAAATTTACCAGGATATAGTAATGGACTTTGGACAATTCAAGATAGATCTTCTCAGTGGATAGCACCTCTATTAAATCCAAAAGAAGGTGAAAAGATTTTAGATGCTTGTGCAGCTCCAGGAAGTAAGTCTACCCACCTAGCAGAATTAACAAATGATAGTGCTGAAATCATTGCCGTAGATAGATCAGCAAAAAGATTGAAAATACTGCAATCAAATTTAGAAAGGTTAAATTTGAAATCTGTTAATACCCTTAAGGCTGATGCTAAGAGTCTGATTGAATTAAATCCTAATTTTATATCTTATTTTGATAAGATTTTATTAGATGCTCCATGTTCAGGCATTGGAACTCTTTCCAGGAATCCAGATTCTAGATGGTCTTTAAGTAAAGAAAAAATAAAATCTTTAACTTTATTACAGGAAAAACTTTTGGAGAGTATTTTTCCTCTTTTGAAAAAAGATGGCACTTTAGTTTATTCAACTTGTACTATTTGTCCCGATGAAAATAATCTATTAATTGAAAGATTTATTGAAAAAAACAAAACTTTAAAATTAGTTAGCCAAAAGCAAATTTTACCTAGCTTGGATTATCCTGGTGATGGATTTTATTCTGCAATAATTTCTTATAAATCTTAA
- a CDS encoding DUF2256 domain-containing protein, with protein MKNLTTKTCPVCNRPFEWRKKWKNCWDNVIYCSKRCSNRKSQR; from the coding sequence TTGAAAAATCTTACTACTAAAACATGTCCTGTTTGCAATAGGCCGTTCGAGTGGCGTAAAAAATGGAAAAACTGTTGGGATAATGTTATCTACTGTTCAAAAAGATGCAGTAACAGGAAGTCTCAAAGATGA
- a CDS encoding TIGR03643 family protein, with protein sequence MESIDIDRIIEMCWEDRTPFEAIEYQFGLKEEDAIKIMRQNLKPKSFKVWRKRVSGRNTKHMALKDSTRFKSTHKRKL encoded by the coding sequence ATGGAAAGTATCGACATAGACAGAATAATAGAAATGTGTTGGGAAGATAGAACACCCTTTGAAGCTATCGAGTATCAATTTGGTTTAAAAGAGGAAGATGCGATAAAAATTATGCGTCAAAATCTTAAACCCAAATCCTTCAAAGTCTGGAGAAAGAGAGTTTCGGGAAGAAATACAAAACATATGGCGCTTAAAGATTCAACTAGATTTAAATCTACTCATAAAAGAAAATTATAA
- a CDS encoding thiol-disulfide oxidoreductase DCC family protein yields the protein MKNKLTFLFDGGCPLCLRETNFLKKRDILNQIAFIDINSKDYDQTLFNDISYSEAMSNLHGIMENGEIIKGLDVLAYSYELVGLGWVYYPLKINLFSPLLRLVYRYWAKYRLQITGRSDIEKLCTSQCEQ from the coding sequence ATGAAAAATAAATTAACCTTTTTATTCGATGGTGGTTGTCCACTTTGTTTGAGAGAAACAAATTTTCTAAAAAAAAGAGATATCTTAAATCAAATTGCATTTATAGATATTAATAGTAAGGATTATGATCAAACTCTTTTTAACGACATCTCATACTCAGAAGCTATGTCAAACCTGCATGGGATTATGGAAAATGGTGAAATTATTAAGGGACTAGATGTACTTGCATATTCTTATGAATTAGTTGGTTTAGGTTGGGTTTATTATCCCTTGAAGATTAATCTCTTTTCTCCATTATTGAGACTGGTTTATAGATATTGGGCAAAATATAGACTTCAAATTACAGGTAGATCAGATATAGAAAAACTTTGTACCTCACAATGTGAACAATAA
- a CDS encoding ABC transporter permease, protein MKFLEANNFFGYSFSMLSNDIFAPPSLNHFCGTDRLGRDVCLRTLQGSSLAIEVVFLAILFSLSLGLPLGLLSGYFGGFFDKSLSLIMDTIFSIPVILLSVVVAFVLGKGILNASLALCIVYSPQYFRLIRNQTILVKSETYVEAAQVSGADVKTIIFKYILPNVITPLPILLTLNAADAVLVLGSLGFLGLGVPADVPEWGSDLNLALAALPTGIWWTALFPGLAMFFLVLGLSFIGEDLEEIFDSQNSD, encoded by the coding sequence ATGAAATTTTTAGAGGCCAATAATTTTTTTGGTTATTCATTTTCAATGTTAAGCAATGATATCTTTGCACCTCCTTCGCTTAATCATTTCTGTGGCACAGACAGATTAGGAAGAGATGTTTGCTTAAGAACTTTGCAAGGATCATCTTTAGCGATAGAAGTTGTTTTCTTAGCTATTCTTTTTTCATTAAGTTTGGGTTTGCCATTAGGATTATTAAGTGGTTATTTTGGTGGTTTTTTTGATAAATCTTTATCACTTATAATGGATACTATTTTTTCAATACCTGTAATTTTGCTTTCAGTTGTTGTTGCTTTTGTATTGGGTAAGGGTATCCTTAACGCATCTTTGGCATTGTGTATTGTTTACTCTCCTCAATATTTTAGATTAATCAGAAATCAGACAATATTGGTTAAATCAGAAACTTATGTGGAGGCAGCTCAAGTTTCAGGAGCTGATGTTAAAACAATTATTTTTAAATATATTCTCCCAAATGTAATAACACCCTTGCCTATTTTGCTTACCCTAAATGCTGCGGATGCTGTCTTGGTATTAGGAAGTTTAGGATTTTTAGGTCTTGGTGTTCCTGCAGATGTCCCAGAGTGGGGAAGTGATTTGAATCTTGCTCTTGCCGCTTTACCTACAGGTATATGGTGGACGGCTTTGTTCCCAGGTTTGGCAATGTTTTTTTTAGTTTTAGGTCTTTCTTTTATAGGAGAGGATCTTGAAGAAATTTTTGATAGTCAAAATTCTGATTAA
- a CDS encoding cryptochrome/photolyase family protein — protein MKQVSIIFPNQLFRESPILKINCEVLILEDSLFFGNDKFYKLINHKNKLVFHRASMLAYKNYLEISGFKVLYIENKNNFSTVDYLSEFIKNKYQKINLIDPHDFLIMKRINNFVESNNLALNILPSPMFMSSEDLKDLFATNKKKPLMGRFYENQRKSQKILVNPDDTPEGGKWSFDEMNRKKLPKKINIPDTPKLQKNKFVVNAERSLANVDIEFIGESNNFLYPTNFEEADEWLNDFFKHRFFLFGDYEDAISKENSFLWHSLLSPLLNSGLLTPDVVVNKALLFAKNNNVPINSLEGFIRQIIGWREFICLVYKKYGTKMRNSNFWNFEDKPIPKSFYQGNTGIEPVDVVIKNIIKFGYCHHIERLMIVGNFMLLCRIHPNQVYKWFMEMFIDSYDWVMVPNVYGMSQFSDGGIFSTKPYISSSNYVKKMSNFKSGPWCEIWDGLFWKFINDNESFFRKQYRLAMLTRNLDKMSEEKLNNHLKTADKFLKDIQ, from the coding sequence ATGAAACAAGTATCAATTATTTTCCCGAATCAACTTTTTAGAGAAAGCCCAATCTTAAAAATAAATTGTGAAGTTTTGATTTTGGAAGACTCATTATTTTTTGGAAATGATAAATTTTATAAATTAATTAACCATAAAAATAAGTTAGTTTTTCATAGAGCATCTATGCTTGCTTATAAAAATTATTTAGAAATATCTGGCTTTAAAGTTTTATATATCGAAAACAAGAATAATTTTTCTACAGTTGATTACTTATCGGAATTTATTAAAAATAAATATCAGAAAATAAATCTCATTGACCCTCATGATTTTTTAATAATGAAGAGGATTAATAATTTTGTTGAAAGTAATAATTTAGCTTTAAATATTTTGCCTTCTCCTATGTTTATGAGCAGTGAAGATTTAAAAGATTTATTTGCAACAAATAAAAAAAAACCTCTTATGGGGAGATTTTATGAGAATCAAAGAAAGAGCCAAAAGATATTAGTTAATCCTGATGATACACCTGAAGGGGGTAAATGGAGTTTCGATGAAATGAATAGAAAAAAATTACCAAAAAAAATAAATATACCCGATACACCTAAATTACAAAAAAATAAATTTGTAGTTAATGCAGAAAGGTCATTAGCCAATGTTGATATTGAGTTTATTGGAGAAAGTAATAACTTTTTATATCCAACTAATTTTGAAGAGGCAGATGAATGGTTAAATGATTTTTTTAAACATAGATTTTTCTTATTTGGAGATTATGAGGATGCTATTTCTAAAGAAAATTCTTTTTTATGGCACAGTTTACTTTCTCCTCTTTTAAATAGCGGCTTATTAACCCCAGATGTAGTAGTGAATAAAGCATTACTTTTCGCAAAAAATAATAATGTTCCTATTAACTCTTTAGAGGGTTTTATTCGTCAAATCATTGGATGGAGAGAATTTATTTGCCTCGTCTATAAAAAGTACGGAACAAAGATGCGAAATAGTAATTTTTGGAATTTTGAAGATAAGCCAATTCCAAAATCTTTTTATCAAGGAAATACAGGAATTGAACCAGTAGACGTTGTTATAAAAAATATTATTAAATTTGGTTATTGTCATCATATTGAGCGGCTAATGATTGTTGGAAACTTTATGCTTCTATGTAGAATTCACCCCAACCAAGTTTATAAATGGTTTATGGAAATGTTTATTGATTCTTATGATTGGGTTATGGTCCCAAATGTTTACGGAATGAGTCAGTTTAGTGATGGAGGTATCTTTTCAACAAAGCCATATATATCAAGCTCTAATTATGTAAAAAAAATGTCTAATTTTAAAAGTGGCCCATGGTGTGAAATATGGGATGGCTTATTTTGGAAATTCATTAATGATAATGAAAGCTTTTTTAGAAAGCAATATCGTCTGGCAATGTTAACGAGAAATCTCGATAAAATGTCAGAGGAAAAATTAAATAATCACCTAAAAACGGCTGATAAATTTTTAAAAGATATTCAATAA
- the lepA gene encoding translation elongation factor 4, translating to MTDISVSKIRNFCIIAHIDHGKSTLADRLLQDTGTVQQRDMQEQFLDSMDLERERGITIKLQAARMKYKADDSQEYVLNLIDTPGHVDFSYEVSRSLQACEGALLVVDASQGVEAQTLANVYLALENNLEIIPVLNKVDLPGADAEKIKQEIEEIIGLDTSNAINCSAKTGIGIKDILEAIVRRVPPPQDEIKLPTKALIFDSYYDPYRGVIVYFRVISGSLNKREKILLMASKKNYELDEIGIMAPDQQQVDELHAGEVGYLAASIKSVADARVGDTITLLNSPANDPLPGYKTANPMVFCGLFPTDADQFPDLRVSLEKLQLSDAALKYEPETSSAMGFGFRCGFLGLLHMEIVQERLEREYDLDLIVTAPSVIYKVNLNQQEHIFIDNPSTIPDPQLRESIEEPYVKMEIYAPNEFNGTLMGLCQERRGVFIDMKYITTDRVTLIYEIPLAEVVTDFFDQMKSRTQGYASMEYHLIGYRKNDLVRLDVLINSERADPLTSIVHKDKAYGIGRSLVEKLKELIPKQQFKIPIQASIGSRIIASESISALRKDVLSKCYGGDISRKKKLLKKQAKGKKRMKAMGKVEVPQEAFMAVLKLNQ from the coding sequence ATGACTGATATATCGGTTTCAAAAATTAGAAATTTCTGCATAATCGCTCATATTGACCATGGTAAATCTACCCTTGCAGATAGGTTGCTCCAAGATACTGGTACTGTGCAGCAAAGGGATATGCAAGAACAATTTTTGGACAGCATGGATCTTGAAAGAGAGAGAGGAATTACTATCAAGTTACAAGCCGCTAGGATGAAATATAAAGCTGACGATTCTCAAGAATATGTTTTGAACTTAATAGATACTCCAGGGCATGTTGATTTCTCTTATGAGGTTAGTAGATCACTTCAAGCTTGTGAAGGCGCTTTACTCGTTGTTGATGCAAGTCAAGGAGTAGAAGCTCAAACCTTAGCTAATGTTTATCTTGCCTTAGAAAATAATCTTGAAATTATTCCTGTTTTAAATAAAGTTGATTTACCAGGTGCTGATGCTGAAAAAATAAAACAAGAAATAGAGGAAATTATTGGACTTGATACATCTAATGCTATAAATTGTTCAGCAAAAACTGGAATTGGTATTAAAGATATTTTGGAAGCAATCGTAAGAAGAGTACCTCCTCCTCAAGATGAAATTAAACTACCTACAAAGGCACTCATTTTTGATTCTTATTATGATCCGTACAGGGGAGTTATTGTTTATTTCAGGGTAATATCTGGGTCTCTTAATAAGAGAGAAAAAATATTATTAATGGCAAGTAAGAAAAATTATGAACTAGATGAGATAGGAATAATGGCGCCTGATCAGCAGCAAGTTGATGAATTACATGCAGGAGAAGTTGGTTATTTAGCTGCTTCTATAAAATCAGTTGCTGATGCGAGAGTGGGAGATACGATTACTCTTTTAAATTCACCTGCCAATGATCCTTTGCCTGGTTATAAGACAGCAAATCCTATGGTTTTTTGTGGCTTATTCCCGACTGATGCTGATCAATTCCCAGATTTAAGAGTATCACTAGAAAAATTACAATTATCTGATGCAGCTTTAAAATATGAGCCCGAAACCAGTAGCGCAATGGGCTTCGGATTTAGGTGCGGATTCCTAGGACTTCTTCATATGGAGATTGTTCAAGAAAGATTAGAAAGAGAATATGACTTGGATCTAATCGTAACGGCACCATCAGTTATTTATAAGGTTAATTTAAATCAGCAAGAACATATCTTTATTGATAATCCCTCTACAATTCCTGATCCACAACTTAGAGAATCAATAGAAGAGCCTTATGTGAAAATGGAAATTTATGCACCCAATGAATTTAATGGAACATTAATGGGTTTATGTCAGGAAAGAAGGGGAGTATTCATAGATATGAAATATATAACAACAGATCGAGTTACTTTGATTTATGAAATTCCATTAGCAGAAGTAGTTACAGATTTCTTTGATCAAATGAAAAGTAGGACCCAAGGTTATGCATCAATGGAATATCACTTGATTGGCTATAGAAAGAATGACCTTGTTAGATTAGATGTTCTAATAAATTCAGAAAGAGCAGATCCATTAACTTCGATTGTTCATAAAGATAAGGCTTATGGAATTGGCAGAAGTTTAGTTGAGAAATTAAAAGAGCTTATTCCAAAACAACAATTTAAAATACCTATTCAAGCTTCAATCGGTAGCAGAATTATTGCAAGTGAAAGTATAAGTGCTTTACGAAAAGATGTTTTATCTAAATGTTATGGAGGAGATATTTCTAGGAAAAAGAAACTTTTAAAGAAACAAGCTAAAGGTAAAAAAAGGATGAAGGCAATGGGTAAAGTTGAAGTCCCTCAAGAAGCTTTTATGGCAGTCCTGAAATTAAATCAGTAA